The following is a genomic window from Podarcis raffonei isolate rPodRaf1 chromosome 5, rPodRaf1.pri, whole genome shotgun sequence.
ggtggggGGGCGTGTCCCAGGCTGCTGTAACCGGGCAGGAGAGAACGTTGCGAACGTGCGCTCCCTCTCCATTGGAGCGGCCCAGCTCCCGCTCCCGGCCAATGAGCTGCGGCGGAGCAGGAGAGCCGAAGCGGCGAACGCGGCGGAGGAGATGGGGCGGGGCTTCCGAGCGCGCACACCCCCCCCCGACCCGACTATTTAAAGGCGGAGCGACGGGGGGTGGAACCGCAGTGCCAACGAAAGGGCAGAGGAGGGAGGTTGGGTGGCAGTGGGGTGGCTCGGGCAGCTGCGCGCCTCTTACGGGTCCTACGGctcagcgctgctgctgctgcttccactaGGTTCCTCGACGGGCGCCCTGAAGCCGGTAAGTAGATGGGTTTTCCATTAGATGCCCGTTTTGCACGGGTCCCGAGGTCGATTCTGCTGTCCTTTATCTTTTGGAGCTGGTCTTAAGACGTAGGGATCCGATCCACTCCGATCCTCACCTGCGCCCTCCTCTTCCCTTTTGCTACAGAGCCGTCGATCCCAGTAGCGGACACCCGTCTTCCGACCCCCGGTGTGGAAAAGCGGCCGTGGGAAGAAGGGCAGCGATGCCAGTCTCGTGGGACAGCTTCTCCTCCCCGCTGCCTCCTATCCCGGAGCAGAGGGAGAACCCGCCCGCCTTCGCCTGGGAGAAGGAAAGCGCCTACCAAGGGGCCGCCGGCCGCAGCGCCCGGCTGGAGAGCTCCGACTGCGAGTCCCTGGATAGCAGCTTGAGCTCCGAAGCGGGTAAGCGGGGTTTCTCCATCTCACCGGGGGTGTCTCTTACATGTCTGCAATACGGGCTCCTAGGCCTCCATATGCGGGTCTGGGCTGGGAGAATTGGGGCCGGGGAGCTGCTTGTAATGGGTACCACGTCTAAGCAGATTGGGGGGAGGTGACTAGGGATGCTGGTGTAGGGGGAGCTTTGGGGACCTGCATACATAGACGGCGTGGGGTTCTATCATGTTTACTTAATTCCGATTAAAAActcccctccccagccctttAAAGCAGAAAAGGAGCTCTTCAGTGATTCCCATTTAAGTGCATGCAGAATTGGCCTACTTTAATGAAGCCTTGGAGgaggatggggggtgggggagatggtgAGCATTATGGGCAACTACAGGTCAAAATAGGAATTTAAAGTGCTATGTATGTTTAATGGGCAAACCAGCAAGCAGCCACTGCCTTTGTTGCCTGCCTTCTCTAGCAGAGGGGTTGCTGAGAAGCGGCTGACTTAAGCTTATAATGTGATCTTTTTGTTGCCCAGAATGGCTTCTACCAATTGAAAACAACGAAACGCACaaagctgttttggtttcttggcgggggggggggttggcaatAAAGGTAACGCAGGAGCATTAGCAGCAGAGTAGTCACGGGGCTGTTGTCTCTCCTTCATTTGCAGATGCCCAGGAATATCTGGATGAAGTGTCCTTGCCAGACTTTGACTTGTTAAATGATCCGGAGGATGAGCTCCTGTGTGCCAATCTCATGAAGCTAATCCAAGTCAGTCTGAATAAAGCGAAGATCAACTCCAACCGCTCCTCCAGGCTCCTCATGCCAAGCCAGCTGATCGCCCAAGTTGGCAAGGAGCTCCTCCACTTGGCCTATAGGGAGCCCTGTGGCTTGAGGGGGGCCCTCATCGACTTGTGCGTGGAACAAGGGAAGGGTTGCCATAGTGTGGGGCAGATTGCTGTGGACCCCGGCCTGGTGCCTACCTTCCAGCTGACTCTCGTTCTAAGACTGGATTCCCGCCTCTGGCCTAAAATCCAGGGACTCTTTAGCTCCGGCTCTGCtttttctccaggcttcagccaatcgctgaagctcagcactggctTCAGGGTCATTAAAAAGAAACTGTATAGCTCTGAGCAGTTGCTCATAGAAGAGTGCTGAGAAGTGTCTCCTGGTTGGAACTAAAACTGAGCATTTACTCTCTTAAAGATAATGGCCAGCACCGGTCCAAAGTGGGGAGGAGGCGTGTTTAAAGGGCTGTGGAACACAAGCCGTTTCCAGGACGCGGCTGTCCTCTTGAGCCACTGTAGGTTAGATTTAGATGGAAGATTGACTTAACAAGTGATACTAGGCAGGTAgtccaaagaggaggaggaggaggaaggcaaggtttgaaaattaaaaacaacaacagcactctGCTTTTTAGTAACTGACCAAAAAAAGCCCCCTGGAAACAATGtgctagctttaaaaaaaatccttgtcTGACACGTGGGACAACTTTAGCAGTATTTTTTTCCCTGACAGCTGATGACATAACAGCAGGGCTGCCACTAAGGATAGATGAAGGTTGCCTGCTTTTTGTgataaacttttctttttttagaaatcgGAAAGAAAAAACTTAGATAGTAATCAATGGATATCTGGTGAGTGGTGAGGTGCATGGACAATTGTTTATATGTGTTTTAAGGTCTAAAGGGACCCAAGAATGTGTTGCATTGCTTTGAACAGAAGGGCATGAAGAAGCTCCACTACTGACACACTAGGGCAGCTAAATATATAAGGACTTCTGAATGAATGGGGGCGTTAAATCCACCATGCATCATTTATGCAGCTCtgttcatgtttatttttttcctgaatgaGACCAGTGTGGGAGGCACAGGGCACACTAGGTGGAGTGTGCTCTGTCATGGTTGGGTATCCTGGTGATGTATGTTTGAGGGAGGTGTGAGGTGATGCTGGGCTGGGGTTGGGTGGGGGGGCAGGAACCCTCGCAGTCGGTCTGTAGTGCTTCCATTGGTTACAGTTCACATGGAATACACTTGATGTTCAAGTTTTTGAAGACTCCTATGCAACTGTTGGTTTTTTTACTTTTctaataaaaacatttctaataatctgcttctctccttccttttccttgccAGTGTTTTAACTGGGGCTGCAaaaaggtgatgggagttggatgaTTGACTTCTGAAATTGGATGATTGATTTCTGAAATGGGCTTTGGGACACTGGAGGTTTGCTAGAATCAGATTTGGCCTGCGGCCTCTATTTTCAAATACGGTTGAGTGAGGGGAAAACAATGCACTCGGTTGTTCCCACTGTGCCTCTCTCCACCCAAATCCCAATTTTCAAACATCTTCTGGACATACCTCCTTCCTTCAGATTGTACTGTCTTAAGAACCTGGAAGCAAGCAGGAGAGAAAAGCCCCTTGCTTTGATGTAAGATTGGAATGGACACCTTGGTCAGAAGTTCTGTGGTTGCCTCTCCAAATTTGCTGAGCCTAGGGTGCCAATTGACCTGTAGCCGAAAATGCCTGTTCATGACCAGGTTGTCAAATGGGGTTTAAACCAACTAGCATATAGGCCTCAAAAGGATATGGGCATGTCTACCAGTACAATGGAGATCATTCCATCAAGGGCAGAAGGCCTTGTGTGTTGTACCTATCTGAATTATTTACTTCCCTCCCCACAGCTACTCCCAAAGCCACCACAGAAGGGGCCTTGCATCAGATGCTCTACTGGGGCCTGCGCCATTGTTAGCCATTCTCCTTGCAGGGGCTGGTGAATAGAACTCTTAAGTATCCTTATCAGTCCTTAGGGGCACTCCCTCTGCTGAAAACCAAGGGATTGGCTTTTAAGTTGCCAATGTCTCATCTGCTGCAGGAAGGCAGCTATTGGTATTCCTCCAGTGGTGAATGCGCATGAGAATTCTTCCCTAATGGCTGAAATCAGTGGTACAATAGAGGGTGTGTTTGCTCTAAGAAGGTTACTTGGGGAAACAAATCAAAAACCTCAACAAAAGGAACCAGTCCTGTGTGTAAGTCAGCTGTAGGTTTTCTGTTTTAAGTGGCAAGTTAAAGGCTAATACTGAGTAAAAGGTAAATATTGAGCCATTGAGTGTGGCATAAGCTGCTGTAATGCAGAGCCCATCTTGTCAGGTTCATGAGTTGTACTTTTGGCAGATAACACCTTGTACATACAGAATTTGGGGAAGTGTACTAAAGTCAGGCCTGGAGCCCCTGCAACGTAAGAGTAAAAAGGGAAAAATCTGAGAGCGTAATCCAGTTGAAGGGCCATCAATTTTGGTGGAAAtgttaggcataggcaaacataAGATCCCTGCTAGATGAGGCTAAAAGCCCACAATGTCCAATATTCTGTTTCAAGAGTGGCCAGTCAGAGAAAAACGTCCACAGCAGAACATGAGCGCGATAgccctcttcccacttgtgagtCCCACCAACTGGTATTTTAAGACTTGGCTGAGTAATCCTTTACCTGTCTTTAAGTAGAATCTGggactgaagggggggggggaccacaaaaGGCAATTATACCAACATGGTATGGGAAAGAGAGACACCCGCAGCATCCCTGCAAACATGGATACAGCCCACCAGGTAGGGACTGTGCTGCCAATAATGGCCCCATGCTACCCAAACATGGAAGGAGACCATGAACTCCTGCAAATGGGGATACGCCTGCTGCATTGTGACACCTGTGGATGAGGGCAGCCCAGCAGCCTTACTAGCTCCAGAGCCATAACCGTCTGCAGACAAGTGTCTTCCTGATCATATGTATATTGTGAAGGTGACAGTGGCACACACTACCTCTGTTTTGCTATAGAGTTCTATTTGATAGGTATAATACACAGAATATGTGATGTGCGGAGCTGAATTCTACAAGTGGCCTCTCAACAAAAGTTTGTAGAATCGCCTAACAAGCCTAGCAGTGCATTCCGTTTCACAGTGCTGACCACGAATGTTTGACTTCAGCTCAATGTCAGCACATTGCGGAATGGGCAACAGGCTTCCGTTTCTCCATTATGCATTGCAGAAGCAGCATATGGTGCTGCTAGACAAGCATATTTTCCCCAGGATGGGTCTATCTGCTCATGGATGATGTGAGGCCCTGACAGCTATCGTTTTACATATTTATGAGAGTGTAAGACCCCGTCATGACATAACCAGAAAAGGCACCTTGCTATTAGTAAAAGCACATGCACAAACTCATTCCTTCTagtgagtgggggaagaatagcTTAAGACTTACTTCGGTGTTACTTATTCCAGGTAAGTGCATCGGATTGCATGGGGCTcagttacattttaaaggaaggaTGAGAGCAATCTACAACACAGGTATAATCCACATTCTTTCCTAGGGATGTCCCTGAAATACGATAAACTTCAACTGTGGTGGACCTGTGCCACCATCCtaagccatctctctctctcttaacttaGAACATTGCCACTTTATTCAAGGAAAACTGCTGGAGATGGATAGAACAGaaacaaatgtttaaagaatCCCTCAAAAGCATTCTAGTACAGtcaaatgtttaaaaacaacaattgctGTTTGGGACAGTGCATTTTGGAATGTTTGGGCAAATCAGGATTTAGGTGTTCCATTAAAACTGACTTAGTTTGAGATTCTTAAGCAGAACCTTGAGTGAAATTGTTTTAGAGCTTGCTGCAATCCAGCAGAGGATCCTTGCTGTTGATCCACTGCCTCGGCAGTATTGCATTTTccataggaacctaggaagctgccttatgccgagacaggccattggcccacGTAGCTAAgtgttgcctgcactgactggaagcagctctccaggcttttgGACTGGGAACCTTCTTGTCCTGACCTGGAGATACTGGTGATTCAACCAGGGGTCTGTATGCAGGTCCTATGCCTgagagctatggcccttcattGGTGCTGGAAAGTAGGGAAATATTGAACCATAGCATTATAGAGTACTGGTCTATGCACCTTTAAGCAGGACATACGTACCTGCCCCTGTCCGGGCTTCCCTCTACCTTCATGACACATTCAGCACATGTATTTACCAGCCATTAAAAAGCTTGATTTCAATCACCTGTCTTGCTTACATCTCTTCCGGTGCTTAGATGCATTAAGtgacatttattcatttaaaatttaatttGTGGCTTTATTTTTTGAGGAAAACAGATAAAAAGCACCCACTTAGAAACAGCTCTCTAGAGATTTGTGAGCAGTGGGGGGAAGAGATAGGTTTGCCACAACACAAATCCCAAGAGTTGATGCAGAAAACTGGCCAAACCGGTACCCCTAAGTTCAATCCTTGACAGAGAATTGTACATTGGTATTCAAGGTGATGTGTGTCCTACCACAGCAGCTGGGCCATTCGAACAAAGTCTGCCTGCATACTTCCTTGGAGCAAGTCTCCGGGATGTGATTTTGGGTGCATCCACTGGAAAATGCCTAAGATGCCATAATTGTAGGCAGAATAATCCCTCTTCCCACATTATGATGCTAAACCTCAATGTTGATCCtgcaaagtgtgggggggggagtcttctgTGGTCAAGCTGTGAATTTGCTGACCAGTACTTCTGCACCCAACTCTGGGATGCAACACAAATCGTTCAAAAAGAAGTTCAGCCAAAAGACTTGAAGCACATAAAAACAACACCTGGGTACAATGTGCAAGCTTCATTCAGAGGCTCACAGAAAGGAGCTGAATGGAAAGCAAAGAATCCAAGGAGAGGCCAGTCAGGTCTCCTGAACCTTGTGCTTCGATCGTGAAGAATAAGGCTCAGGAATAGGTAATTCTCTAAATGTGCaattatatcatagaatcatgaatttgtagagttcgaagggaccccgaggatcatcgagtccaatcccctgaaatgcagaactaTGAAGCTCTcctatacagggattgaacctgcaaccctgacactatcagcaccacgctctaaccaactgagctgtttcACCAAAAACATCAAGCTGTTTGCAAATTAAAACTCAGTAAGGTCAGCCAAGTAAGGGGCTGAAAAGACAGCTCTCCTGCCTTCACGTTTTAGCATGCAAGGACATGGAAGCATGTTGCACGATCAGCTGTTGTGCACATATAACCATGGGATTCCTCCATCTATGGAAAAGGAAGTCCATATTCACTGCCACTCCTTTTgcacactgtgggttaaacaacaaagcctagggcttgcagatcagaaggtcggtggttcgaatccccacgacggggtgagctcccattgcttggtccctgctcctgcccacctagcagtttgaaagcacgtcaaagtgcaagtagataaataggtaccgctccggcgggaaggtaaacagcatttccgtgtgctgctctggttcgccagaagcggcttagtcatgctggccacatgacctgaaagctgcatgctggctcccttggccaataaggtgagatgagtgccacaaccccagagtggtccacaactggacctttacctttacctctgaatCAAGCTTGCAGATTGCACTCAGGGAATTTAGTTTTCCATGCAGTTGACTGGCGCACATATTACCACCAGTCATTTCTAAATGAATTAATTCCTCGCTGGGCTGCAGTTCAGTGTGAGGTGTGACAAATAAAAGAACCCAAATTACTTCATTGGACAATCACAGCTGTTCAGGAAGACACCGAAATCCCATACATAGATGAAAACAAAGCTCTTTCTCCCTTGCTATCCTGCTCTTCTTCTGGAGTCTCTGAAATGTCAAGAAACGGTGTGTTTCTGAGAAAGAAGGAATCTGCTCTGCAGAATTCCGAGAACGCTGGCTTTGGAATGGGACTGGTAGGAGGAGAGCAGATGAGATggcgattggctgcaggaggcgaGTCAGGCTAACTGAGCACAAGGCAAGCATCACACGATCCTcacaggctgatgggagtctgcTGCACAATGTAATTCAAAACCCACAGTTATTGCTCTGGAGAAGAAAGTAGGTACAGGTAGTACCAGCCAAACATCCTTCGTCTCTCTGCCAGATACCAGCTGTTCCTTTTGGGCCAGCCAGATCAGAAGAACTCAACTCTGTAGGGTCACTCTTGAAATAAATCCATGGTGGTGTTTTCCAAGTTTTGTAACGTCAATGTAAaccctttccaaaacaaagttgTCCATTGAGGAACTCTCATGTTAGGGGTAGCCACTGTGCACCCTCcagttgttgtactacaacttccatcagctccaagctaatgctcagagatgatggggaGTTGTAGCTGGCAACATCGGGAGCGCCACCTGTCTTGTCTAGTTGTCATGGAATCCATGGatgttgcaaaggattctggggacCGTTCTAAAGACACACTAAGTTCACACGGCCAAGCCTCTTAGGCTTCACCATTGAACGGAGAGCATTCTCAGCCTAGAAGACGCCCAGTATGTCCTTGTAGCTGTAGGTTGCTAGGGATAGTAATGACACACACCCTCTGTCAATTTCAATGCAACAACATTCCTAATTCTCCAGAACATGGTTCTGAAACCATGGCACAGAAATgcctatataaataaatacaataaataaataaatacaaaatagacAAGGATTGAGAGCGTGTTGTCCTGATCTTCCTCATTTCCTTTGGTTTTCCCTTAGACTTGGAATGAGTGTCATGGGCATGCCTGAATGCTGAAATTGTCTTCTATGGGTGTTCCTGCTTTTGGAGGCAGGATTGGTGCTGAAAAGGCAAAGGACCTTCTTAGTGgtagctccctgtttgtggaattctctcGCCAGGCAGATTCACCTATCATGTATTTATTGTGCCAGGTAaacaaattttgttgttgtttagtcgtttagtcatgtccgactcttcgtgaccccatggaccagagcacgccaggcgctcctgtcttctactgcctcctgcagtttggtcaaactcatgttggtagcttccagaacactgtccaaccatctcgtcctctgtcgtccccttctccttgtgccctcaatctttcccaacatcagggtcttttccagggagtcttctcttctcatgatgtggcctaagtattggagcctcagcttcaggatctgtccttccaatgagcactcagggctgatttccttcagaatggataggtgtgatcttcttgcagtctatgggactctcaaacAAATATCCTATACCAACTTACCTGGAAGTATTGTtccttcaatggggcttacttctaaatagatatgcataggattacacagttgatcatttcccccccattctgTTTCATGCTATTGATCCTTTCAGTCTGTACTGCTGCCTTGGCCAATGTTTTATAACTTAATTTTGATTGTTTTAACTATGTGTTTAATCCCATTGTAGGCCATCCTGGAAGTTTGTGTTGGACAGAAGGGTGCTATATTAAAATGGGGGAAGATGAACCAAACAATGGATTGGCATGAGAAAATTTCCCTGTTTTGGAGTGGTCCATCATGCTGGCAACATAGTGGCCGATAATATGAAATAtgaacaaatgttttgactaATGAGTCAAGGTCCATAATAACCAGATCGTGCGGAGGATTACTAATAGTGACATGTTGAAATCAGCTTGTTCAACTGAAAATACAGGTTTAGGTGCAAGGGGAGATGAGatgtaaaaaacaacacaaaaacctttttaaaattcGACAGGTAGGGGACTTAGCTTGGGAGGGGGTGCAGCCTGGGGTGAAGGGGTGTATAATCTGGGGAAGAGTCTCAAGATTAAAAGACAGAGGCCAGATCTATCCCTACTATATAAATTTACCTGGGCGTAAGTTTCACTGAATTcagagggacttacttctgagcagacatgcactaGATTCCAGTGTATGACACTGTCACTGACTATTAAGACTACCAAATGACAAGGGTTGGGGGGGCTGCCCCCTATGTCAAAAGACAGCAGTTTGATGGTTAGAAATCATAGCATGGGGATAAACAAATTATTTACCTGTGCTGGCTCCTGCCACTTTAAAATCCCTCAATGCCCTGTAGCCCTGTTAGGTTGGGTGCTgttgggcattgtgggaaattttaaaTGGCGGCAGGGTGACTAGCGTAAGAAGAGACTCATGTTGCTGAGGTTCCTTCACACTGAGAGCTGACTTGCCATCACAGATTCCCTGGCTGGatacacaccaaacatttaaagcacattcctcctggatcctgggaaccgtagtttacccttcacagagctgtAATTCCCACCTTTCTTTAACAAATCTCAGTTCCCAGTGTCCTGGGGTGTGCGGTGTATTGTAGCCGTCACTTTCTTTCACATGTTGTTTTACATTCTGCCATTAATTTTACCTCAAATATATACAGAAAAGAGGGCCTGTAAACCTTTGTGAGACTCTTGCTTCTCTTCCCACACCCCAACATGTCTCCCCTTCCTCTGTGAAATGCTAAATGACACCCTTTGCTGAGGCTCTTGGTTTAAAGAGCCTGAATATTGCTGCTTTTTTCCAGCCTCTCATTATGAAGAGCGTTTGAGAAAGCCACCCCCAAGGAACAGCGATGGCATTCTCACTCCTCTTGAGTCACGGCTTTAATTATACAGATGGGGCAAGTGTTCACTAGGCTCCTATTGATCACAGAAATAACTTGCCTTTTCCTTCTCCACCCGCCTCCCGCAACAAGGCTGGAGCAGTGGAGCAATCCTAATTGCTCACCGGAGAGGCGTTGCTAGAATGACACCAGCCATCACCTGAGGTGCTGTAATTACAGCTTGCAAACAGGAGTTGGAGACCGGTGAGCTGTCATCCTGGTCTTTGGTGACTGCCTTTTTCGGTTTCTCTGGCTGTAAAAGTGAGCCACTAACAGCTCTCTATTGCCCGGCCTGCTGCAGAGAAAAAGACACACCAAAAAGACCAAAAAAGATAGACAAAACACAATGTTCTGTGTTTTAGGGAGGCGGCactcagactttggaactccctgcctcattaCCTTAGGCAGGTGCCTTGGCTGTATTCTTTCCAGCAGCTGATAACCATTTTTGtctaggcaagcctatccagatccACATATGTTGACacatgttttaatctggttttaatTATTAtgatttgaatgttttaaatagttgtttcaACTGGTTTTTTTGCTGGTAATTTTATTGTTTCGTTCTTTTTGTAGCCCGCtttccgttgttgttgtttttcaatacACACAAGCAttttgagaaataataataataaaaaccctgaTGCTACAAATCTTTCCCTATTTCGCAACCCTTTCATCTGGGCACATCTTAATCCTTTCTTTATAATATGGAACACATACACTTTTACGAATAACGCCGCCTGCGTCTTGTATCCAGAGAGCCTTCTCTGAATAGAGTGTGAGTTAAGTATCAATTTGTTCATGCTCATTGGAATCGCagctctagggcaggggtagccagcatggtgccctccatatgcggACTACGACTCTCataatccctgagcattggccatattggctgaggctgatggcagctgagggcaccacattggctactcctacTCCAGGGACAGATAGAACTTGCAGGCTCAAAGACCTCCAATAGCCTCCCTAATCTTACACAGAGATGGTGCTGTGGTACTTGACATTGAGGGCTTTTAGAATTACGTTTACTTCATCTCTTGCAGACCTGCACCTCGGTATCGAAACAGAAGCAGGAggctgggttttgtttgttttttgaatagccaggttcaatccctggaatcttcaTCAAAAGCCAtgttcagagccagtgtggcataatggttagagtatCGGATGGGGACctgagagagcagggttcgaatccccactcagccatgaagctcactgggtgatcttgggccagtcaccatctcttagcctaaccctacctcacagggttggtgtgaagatgaaatggggaggaggagaaccatgcacaTCATCTTgggctccttggaagataaaggtggtatagaaatgtaataaaggaagaaatgaaaCACTGAGGAACCtagatgcccttcagatgttgttggattccagctcagcctcagccaacatagctaatgggcagggatgatgggaaatgcagttcggcaacatctggaggaacacatGTTCccgacccctgatttaaaggCTCAGGTGGCAAGTGATGGGAAAGATATATTTTTGAGACCCCGAGTGCCACTccccagtcagagtaggcaatactAAACTAGATCTACTCAATCTGTCTTGGTTGGCCTCCAAATACCCCACAATCCTAGTTTATCCTTTGCAGAGCTGCAATcgccagcagccttaacaaactacagttcccaggattctttgggggggtgaAGACGTGTTCTCCAAATGCATGGTGCATGAGCAGCCATGGTGTGCGAGAACCTCTGTCATTTTATGTGCAGCCACCTGTGAACAAGACTCTGCCTACTTTGCATGCTCATCGACATCCTGTGCTGTGCTAAatctggtgcagaatgtggcttCCTGAGACACTCAGTGTTCTCTcctttaacaaaaataataatctcaaaatAGTACATTACTAGCCTTCACAGTTGTGGGGGAAAAGTTTGAAAACGTGTGACTGGCACATTGAAcattgaaaaaagaaaagccggggcaatgaaaaataataatagagatgTTCATTCTATTGCATGCAGAAGTGAAGAaacattattaaataaaaaaccctGCTGAAGGATTCTCACCAGGGAGGTGTTTTAGAGTGGACAGGTCTTCTGAGCTCAGGTTCCAGGCAAGGGTTGGCAACCTGTGGCCCCCAGCCTCATTTCAAGTGGCCCTCTGCAAGCATTCAGTACAGACCTCTGGCAAATGTGATTGGTGCTGAACCTGGCACAGCAATGAACAGAgcagggggg
Proteins encoded in this region:
- the DDIT4 gene encoding DNA damage-inducible transcript 4 protein, encoding MPVSWDSFSSPLPPIPEQRENPPAFAWEKESAYQGAAGRSARLESSDCESLDSSLSSEADAQEYLDEVSLPDFDLLNDPEDELLCANLMKLIQVSLNKAKINSNRSSRLLMPSQLIAQVGKELLHLAYREPCGLRGALIDLCVEQGKGCHSVGQIAVDPGLVPTFQLTLVLRLDSRLWPKIQGLFSSGSAFSPGFSQSLKLSTGFRVIKKKLYSSEQLLIEEC